One Aegilops tauschii subsp. strangulata cultivar AL8/78 chromosome 7, Aet v6.0, whole genome shotgun sequence genomic window carries:
- the LOC109748545 gene encoding disease resistance protein RGA4, whose protein sequence is MEAAIIGALLKTTLPKALSALGGSRDVRSIQSELRYIEATIQDHRKKTGGRDTSHLRAAWIRDLTLFAFDIEDCVDRFLRQEMPPEDGEAGFLRRSARAARSTVFTRTLFSLRIRKLKARSEEIHRRLKRYIEEETAEATTPDCGAASVPSARCGAPAAAVGMDEPLGELLELVREPGTPSEGKLRVISVVGFHGMGKTLLAHQVFDHGDVRRLFPMRVWVCAAGKGTPEVLKEMLDQVLQSGAGTSADGARQVDSAPVATTTTSNANGAVPEVEENGVEQVQNGESASVSVAHGISTWRQCLQAVWWTLATIMLYILSPAFTVANMVQASSLQVESADMHSATANASISTSTKIVAQVDGNKNVQMKRQADRGKAIQEGTHAHQDAVDDTTLIEQRLGSYLKNKRYLIVIDGMQTEELCNITSVFPVDDGVDSRVIVTTTIKKIARRCSSANGRVYKMKTLDDNDSRKLFFEVFSKGKYSVADATELKASALLEKCGGLPLALESKAKFLKSEEDLTKSKCEDACRKLCAPERCDDTLGRMHGVLVSSYESLCSLVLQQCLLYFCMFPRGHRVRRNPLIRRWLAEGLVHVQPGDAVSTTPQDIAIENLETLIDRSIIQSTEVSTCGHVKRCQPPGMMLEYIVRKSMSQNFITLLCGESETTGEWDYVRRLSLHDYCAEKLPKGLSRLRTLAVFPTGDAAKHGPTLNFAKYDLLRVLDLEECDGLNDGHLQNICNLVFLKYLSLGGRISEVPKKIAKLQWLETLDLRRTKIEKVPIEVIQLPQLKHLHGKFQLIEGDCGKINPEYLSKRCTLETLSGFVTGESEGFPQLMRHMKRLRKVKIWCESTASRRNLNQLEEAIKVFIRDGNEWPHRSLCIDFQECSDPFLGSLKAPGSLASLKLRGKLSGFPQFVTKLNRIEELCLSSTNLSRGVLLSGSRLDTLKYLKLIEDNIGPLEIRHEHFPSIRRIWLVGVKSLHSVTTGALPHLTSLHMICESLDGLAGIEIRRLEGLKEIRLHSAVDQGTKDAWKKTARSHPKRPDVLLH, encoded by the exons ATGGAGGCGGCGATAATCGGCGCGCTGCTGAAGACCACGCTGCCGAAGGCCCTCTCGGCGCTGGGCGGGAGCAGGGACGTGCGGTCCATCCAGTCGGAGCTCAGGTACATCGAGGCCACCATCCAAGACCACCGCAAGAAGACCGGCGGCCGGGACACGAGCCACCTGCGGGCGGCGTGGATCCGGGACCTCACGCTCTTCGCCTTCGACATCGAGGACTGCGTCGACCGCTTCCTGCGGCAGGAGATGCCGCCGGAGGACGGCGAGGCCGGCTTCCTCCGCCGCTCCGCCCGCGCCGCCAGGAGCACGGTGTTCACCCGCACGTTGTTCTCCCTCAGGATCCGCAAGCTCAAGGCCAGATCCGAGGAGATTCACCGGCGCCTGAAGCGCTACATCGAGGAGGAGACGGCGGAGGCGACGACGCCAGACTGCGGCGCGGCGTCGGTCCCTTCTGCTCGATGCGGTGCTCCGGCGGCGGCCGTGGGGATGGACGAGCCTCTTGGGGAGCTTCTTGAGCTCGTCCGGGAGCCTGGGACGCCGTCAGAGGGGAAGCTCAGGGTGATCTCCGTCGtcggcttccatggcatgggcaAGACTCTTCTTGCCCACCAGGTGTTTGATCACGGCGATGTGCGCCGCCTGTTCCCTATGCGCGTTTGGGTTTGCGCGGCGGGCAAGGGCACGCCGGAGGTTCTCAAGGAGATGCTCGATCAAGTGCTCCAGAGTGGTGCGGGCACCTCCGCCGATGGTGCCCGGCAGGTTGACTCTGCACCTGTGGCCACGACGACCACTTCCAACGCCAACGGCGCCGTCCCAGAGGTTGAGGAAAATGGTGTTGAGCAAGTCCAGAATGGTGAGAGTGCCTCAGTCAGTGTTGCCCACGGCATCAGTACATGGCGCCAGTGCCTCCAAGCAGTTTGGTGGACTCTGGCGACGATAATGCTGTACATCTTGTCCCCGGCGTTCACCGTGGCGAACATGGTGCAAGCCTCTTCTCTCCAAGTTGAGTCTGCAGACATGCATAGCGCTACTGCAAATGCGAGTATCTCCACAAGCACCAAGATCGTTGCACAAGTTGATGGGAACAAGAATGTCCAGATGAAGAGGCAAGCTGACCGGGGCAAGGCTATTCAGGAGGGCACTCACGCTCACCAGGACGCTGTAGATGATACGACGCTCATCGAACAACGTCTAGGATCATACCTGAAGAATAAAAG GTATTTGATTGTAATTGATGGCATGCAAACAGAAGAGTTGTGCAACATAACATCTGTATTCCCTGTGGATGACGGAGTGGACAGCAGAGTTATTGTGACGACAACCATTAAGAAAATAGCAAGACGCTGCAGCTCTGCCAATGGCCGTGTGTACAAAATGAAAACACTTGACGACAATGATTCAAGAAAGCTGTTCTTCGAAGTATTTTCCAAGGGTAAATATTCAGTTGCAGATGCAACGGAGTTGAAAGCATCTGCCCTCCTGGAGAAATGTGGCGGCCTACCGCTTGCCCTTGAAAGCAAAGCAAAGTTTCTGAAGAGTGAGGAAGACCTGACAAAGAGTAAATGTGAAGATGCCTGCCGCAAGCTTTGTGCTCCAGAAAGATGTGATGACACATTGGGAAGAATGCATGGGGTTCTCGTCAGCAGCTACGAGAGTCTATGTAGCCTTGTTCTCCAGCAGTGCTTGCTATATTTCTGTATGTTCCCGCGTGGCCATCGTGTCAGGCGGAATCCTCTAATCAGGCGGTGGCTGGCGGAAGgacttgtgcatgtacaaccaggGGATGCAGTGAGCACAACACCCCAAGACATCGCAATTGAGAATTTGGAGACCCTGATTGACCGCAGTATCATTCAGTCCACGGAAGTGAGCACCTGTGGGCATGTGAAGAGATGCCAACCTCCTGGGATGATGCTCGAGTACATTGTCCGCAAGTCCATGTCTCAAAATTTCATCACCTTGCTTTGTGGTGAGAGTGAGACGACCGGAGAATGGGACTACGTTCGCCGACTTTCTCTCCATGATTACTGTGCTGAAAAACTGCCCAAGGGCTTATCTCGTCTGCGGACCCTGGCGGTATTCCCTACCGGGGATGCTGCTAAACACGGACCTACATTGAATTTTGCCAAGTATGACCTACTGCGAGTGTTGGATTTAGAAGAATGTGATGGTCTGAATGACGGGCACCTCCAGAACATATGCAACCTTGTGTTTCTGAAATATCTGAGCCTCGGGGGGCGCATTAGTGAGGTTCCAAAGAAAATTGCCAAGCTGCAATGGTTGGAGACACTGGACCTGAGAAGAACAAAGATAGAGAAGGTGCCCATAGAAGTCATCCAGCTCCCCCAATTAAAACATCTCCATGGCAAATTTCAGCTTATTGAAGGTGACTGCGGAAAGATAAATCCAGAGTACTTGTCTAAGAGATGTACCCTGGAGACACTTTCAGGATTTGTTACAGGAGAGAGCGAAGGATTTCCACAGCTGATGAGGCACATGAAGCGGCTGAGGAAGGTGAAAATATGGTGTGAATCCACCGCAAGCAGAAGAAACCTGAACCAACTTGAAGAAGCCATTAAGGTGTTCATTCGTGATGGGAACGAATGGCCTCATCGCTCCCTATGCATTGACTTCCAAGAATGCTCAGACCCATTCTTGGGTTCTCTGAAGGCCCCTGGCAGTCTTGCCTCGCTGAAGCTGCGCGGCAAACTCAGCGGATTCCCTCAGTTTGTTACGAAGCTGAACAGAATCGAGGAGCTGTGTCTGTCGTCGACTAACCTAAGCCGGGGTGTTCTTCTATCTGGGAGTCGTCTGGATACACTTAAGTATCTGAAGCTGATCGAAGACAACATCGGGCCTCTCGAAATACGCCACGAGCACTTCCCAAGCATCCGGCGCATATGGCTCGTCGGCGTGAAAAGTCTGCACTCTGTAACGACCGGAGCTCTGCCACATCTTACTTCGCTTCATATGATCTGTGAATCTTTAGATGGTCTTGCTGGCATCGAAATCAGACGCCTAGAAGGATTAAAGGAAATCAGGCTGCATTCTGCAGTCGATCAAGGAACAAAAGATGCATGGAAGAAAACTGCAAGGAGCCACCCGAAAAGGCCTGACGTTCTTCTTCACTGA